Proteins found in one Clostridium kluyveri DSM 555 genomic segment:
- a CDS encoding ABC transporter substrate-binding protein, which produces MRNFKKAIVSLVMIIFTVALFTGCGNNSGNETQNSLEKVKKAGVLKIGLEDSFPPMEFRDSKNVLQGFDVDMANAIGEKLGVKTEFVGTEFNGIVLALKSGKFDVIISGLSIDEDRKKEIDFSEPYIENSQIIITKVENDTIKTSKDLEGKIVGVGLGTTSEKVAKELTGLKEVKKYDKTTEELQDLLIGRIDAVIVDEPVGKYYISADDKKGKYTVLNEKLTSEPMGIGFRKGDKELEEAVQRAVNELKEDGTMSKISAKWFGEDIYK; this is translated from the coding sequence ATGAGAAATTTTAAAAAGGCAATAGTTTCATTAGTAATGATCATTTTTACAGTTGCCTTATTCACAGGCTGTGGTAATAATAGCGGTAATGAGACACAAAATTCTCTTGAAAAAGTGAAAAAGGCAGGGGTTTTAAAAATAGGATTAGAAGATTCTTTTCCACCAATGGAATTTAGGGATAGTAAAAATGTTCTTCAAGGATTTGATGTGGATATGGCTAATGCCATAGGGGAAAAACTTGGAGTGAAAACTGAATTTGTAGGTACTGAATTTAATGGTATAGTTTTGGCTCTTAAATCGGGTAAATTTGATGTAATAATTTCAGGACTTAGTATTGATGAAGATAGGAAGAAAGAAATAGATTTTTCAGAACCTTATATAGAAAATTCACAGATTATAATTACTAAAGTTGAAAATGATACAATTAAGACTTCAAAAGATCTTGAGGGAAAAATAGTAGGAGTAGGACTTGGTACAACCAGTGAAAAGGTTGCTAAAGAATTAACAGGTTTAAAAGAAGTTAAAAAATATGATAAAACTACAGAGGAACTTCAAGATCTATTAATAGGAAGAATTGATGCAGTTATAGTAGATGAACCTGTTGGAAAGTATTATATATCAGCTGATGATAAAAAAGGAAAGTATACTGTATTAAATGAAAAGCTTACTAGTGAACCAATGGGCATAGGATTTAGAAAAGGTGATAAGGAACTAGAAGAAGCAGTACAAAGGGCAGTAAATGAGTTAAAAGAAGATGGAACAATGTCTAAAATCTCAGCTAAATGGTTTGGGGAAGACATATATAAATAA
- a CDS encoding DUF378 domain-containing protein produces the protein MRTLDIIALVLVVIGALNWGLIGFFRFDLIAALFGTMSTFTRVLYALVGLGGLYALSFFGKERTSRDTRDAGEVK, from the coding sequence ATGAGAACACTAGATATTATTGCACTAGTATTAGTTGTAATAGGTGCTCTAAATTGGGGACTAATTGGATTTTTTAGATTTGATCTTATAGCAGCACTATTTGGAACAATGTCTACTTTCACCAGGGTACTATATGCTCTTGTAGGTCTTGGAGGATTATATGCTCTTTCATTTTTCGGAAAAGAAAGAACTTCCAGAGATACAAGAGATGCAGGTGAAGTTAAGTAG
- a CDS encoding asparagine synthetase A, translating into MKTYVLKDENERELKLLDETIEKIKREKLPSILKIQQAILRSVDDYMYKNGVVRLLPNMISPITDPLCHSVEDCDFTYGGQKFNVTKSMIFHKQLALSNPYLQKIYIVSPNVRLELPERGDVRHLFEFTQVDFEFKDATMDTVFGFMEGLIEQAFCYIKEECKEEFKKLGVGTSHLDVSGPFERHTTQELKAKYGEDFEALASKEATRPFWLINHKREFYDAEDLENKGTYKNYDLIWPMGYVEGLSGGEREYNYDRIITRMREAGMDEQSMKDYIELAKRGEIPKTAGAGFGVERMTRFVCQQDDIDEVTVFSRKPGKGKYIF; encoded by the coding sequence ATGAAAACGTATGTATTAAAAGATGAGAATGAAAGAGAATTAAAACTTTTAGATGAAACAATTGAAAAAATCAAAAGGGAAAAATTACCTAGTATACTTAAAATACAACAAGCAATATTAAGGTCAGTAGATGATTATATGTATAAAAATGGAGTAGTAAGGCTTCTGCCTAACATGATATCTCCCATAACAGATCCTCTCTGTCATAGTGTAGAAGATTGTGATTTTACTTATGGAGGTCAAAAATTCAATGTTACAAAATCTATGATATTCCATAAACAACTGGCTTTATCAAATCCGTACTTACAGAAGATATACATTGTATCCCCTAATGTAAGGCTTGAACTTCCAGAAAGAGGAGACGTAAGGCATTTATTTGAATTTACCCAAGTGGACTTTGAGTTTAAAGATGCAACTATGGATACCGTATTTGGATTCATGGAAGGATTAATAGAACAAGCATTTTGCTATATAAAAGAAGAGTGTAAAGAAGAATTTAAAAAATTGGGAGTAGGAACTTCTCATTTAGATGTATCAGGTCCTTTTGAAAGGCATACTACTCAAGAGTTAAAGGCTAAGTATGGAGAAGACTTTGAAGCTCTTGCTTCAAAGGAAGCAACTAGACCTTTCTGGCTGATAAATCACAAGAGAGAGTTTTATGATGCTGAAGACCTAGAAAACAAGGGAACATATAAAAATTACGATTTAATATGGCCTATGGGTTATGTAGAAGGATTAAGCGGAGGAGAAAGAGAATATAACTATGATAGAATTATAACAAGAATGAGAGAAGCAGGTATGGATGAACAGTCTATGAAAGATTATATTGAACTGGCTAAAAGAGGAGAAATTCCCAAAACAGCTGGGGCCGGATTTGGAGTTGAAAGAATGACTAGATTTGTTTGCCAGCAGGATGATATTGATGAAGTTACTGTATTTAGTAGAAAGCCAGGAAAAGGTAAATATATATTTTAA
- a CDS encoding amino acid ABC transporter ATP-binding protein yields MENIILNNYEDSDKLEYMIEGINLTKSFNNLTVFKDLNIKVKKGEVLVVIGASGSGKSTLLRCLNHLEDLDSGTIIIEGEELNPKDKKILRKITTKMGMVFQSFNLFPHMTAIENVMEAPLIVKKEKKAVVLERAKKLLNKVGLGDKMDYYPSKLSGGQQQRVAIARALAMNPDIMLFDEPTSALDPELVGEVLNVMKDLAKDGMTMVVVSHEMGFAKEVADRVIFMDGGKIVEQGTPEEIFSNPKETRTKAFLDKVIK; encoded by the coding sequence ATGGAAAATATAATTTTGAATAATTATGAAGATTCAGATAAATTAGAATATATGATAGAAGGAATAAACTTAACTAAAAGTTTTAATAATTTAACAGTTTTTAAGGATTTGAATATAAAGGTAAAAAAAGGAGAAGTTCTGGTAGTGATAGGGGCATCAGGATCAGGTAAAAGTACTCTTTTAAGATGCTTGAATCACCTAGAGGATTTAGACAGTGGAACCATAATTATAGAAGGGGAAGAATTAAATCCAAAGGATAAAAAAATACTTAGAAAAATAACTACCAAGATGGGCATGGTATTTCAAAGCTTTAATCTGTTTCCTCATATGACTGCTATTGAAAATGTTATGGAAGCACCTTTGATAGTTAAAAAGGAAAAGAAAGCAGTGGTACTTGAAAGAGCCAAAAAACTTTTAAATAAAGTTGGACTTGGAGATAAAATGGATTATTATCCATCTAAACTTTCAGGAGGACAGCAGCAAAGAGTTGCTATAGCAAGGGCTCTTGCTATGAATCCAGATATAATGTTGTTTGACGAGCCTACATCAGCACTTGATCCGGAACTTGTTGGAGAAGTTTTGAATGTAATGAAGGACTTGGCAAAGGATGGAATGACCATGGTGGTTGTGAGTCATGAAATGGGCTTTGCAAAAGAAGTTGCAGATAGAGTTATATTTATGGATGGTGGGAAAATAGTTGAGCAGGGTACTCCTGAAGAAATATTTTCCAATCCTAAAGAAACCAGAACAAAAGCTTTCTTGGATAAGGTTATTAAATAG
- a CDS encoding argininosuccinate synthase — MKDKVVLAYSGGLDTSIIIPWLKENYDLDVIAACIDVGQDDDMEAVRNKAIKTGAVKVYIEDVKEEFVRDYLFSAVKAHILYEDAYLLGTSLARPLMAKRLVEIAHAEGAKYIAHGCTGKGNDQVRFEVGVASFDPKLGIIAPWRIWDIKSREDAIDYANSKGVEVPVTKEKIYSNDKNIWHVSHEGGDLEDPKNEHKSSMYFMTTPPEKAKDEVSYVELYFEQGIPKKLDGKELPPVEMMQTLNKLGGENGIGIVDMVENRLVGMKSRGVYETPGGTILYAAHAALERLTIDKNTAHYKQMISQKYGELVYDGLWFSPLKEALDAFVEVTQKNVTGSVKLKLYKGNVMVAGVDAPYALYDEDISSFGASELYDHKDAEGFIKIFSLPYKIKAMIEKEKGN, encoded by the coding sequence ATGAAAGATAAAGTTGTATTGGCATATTCAGGAGGACTTGATACCTCAATTATTATTCCTTGGCTTAAGGAAAATTATGATTTGGATGTTATTGCTGCTTGTATAGATGTGGGACAAGATGATGACATGGAGGCAGTAAGAAATAAGGCAATAAAAACCGGGGCAGTTAAAGTATATATTGAAGATGTAAAGGAAGAGTTTGTAAGGGATTATTTATTTAGTGCGGTAAAAGCTCATATATTGTATGAAGATGCATATTTACTTGGAACTTCTCTTGCAAGGCCCCTTATGGCAAAAAGATTAGTAGAAATAGCCCATGCAGAAGGAGCTAAATATATAGCTCATGGATGTACTGGGAAAGGCAATGATCAGGTACGTTTTGAAGTAGGAGTAGCAAGTTTTGATCCTAAATTGGGTATAATAGCACCATGGAGAATATGGGATATAAAATCCAGAGAAGATGCCATAGATTATGCAAACTCTAAAGGAGTAGAAGTACCTGTAACTAAAGAAAAAATATATTCAAATGATAAAAATATATGGCATGTAAGCCATGAAGGAGGGGACTTGGAGGATCCTAAAAATGAACATAAAAGCAGCATGTACTTTATGACAACTCCTCCGGAAAAAGCAAAAGATGAGGTTTCTTATGTAGAACTGTATTTTGAACAGGGTATTCCTAAAAAATTGGATGGAAAAGAATTGCCTCCTGTAGAAATGATGCAAACTCTTAATAAATTAGGTGGAGAAAATGGAATTGGAATAGTAGATATGGTAGAAAATAGATTGGTTGGCATGAAATCAAGAGGGGTCTATGAAACACCAGGGGGAACAATATTATATGCTGCCCATGCTGCTCTTGAAAGATTGACCATAGATAAGAATACAGCACATTATAAGCAAATGATATCTCAAAAATATGGAGAACTTGTATATGATGGGTTATGGTTCAGCCCTTTAAAAGAAGCACTAGACGCTTTTGTAGAAGTTACTCAAAAGAATGTAACGGGAAGTGTAAAATTAAAGCTTTATAAGGGAAATGTTATGGTGGCTGGAGTGGATGCTCCATATGCACTATATGATGAGGACATTTCATCTTTTGGTGCAAGTGAATTATATGATCATAAAGATGCTGAAGGATTTATTAAAATATTTAGTCTTCCATATAAAATTAAAGCTATGATAGAAAAGGAGAAGGGAAATTAA
- the ehuC gene encoding ectoine/hydroxyectoine ABC transporter permease subunit EhuC: MDVGFIKDILPILLKGSVMTIELTVITLILGTILGIFLALLKLSKNMVLRIISSIYTWVFRGTPLLLQLFFFYYGLPFVGIELKPFSAAVLGLALNCGAYMAEIIRGGIQSIHKGQFEAAKALGFSYGETMRRIILPQTWKVIIPPVGNEFIAILKDTSLVSTIAMVELMRSAQQIYASSFDPISVFFTAAVLYLIMTTMFTTVFSAFEKKLAVYS; this comes from the coding sequence GTGGACGTGGGATTTATTAAGGACATATTACCTATCCTATTAAAGGGCAGTGTAATGACCATAGAACTTACAGTTATTACTTTGATACTTGGGACTATTCTTGGAATATTTTTAGCACTTTTAAAATTATCTAAAAATATGGTACTAAGAATTATATCAAGTATTTATACCTGGGTATTTAGAGGTACTCCATTACTACTTCAATTATTTTTCTTTTACTATGGGTTACCTTTTGTGGGTATAGAACTTAAACCTTTTTCGGCGGCTGTATTGGGTCTTGCATTAAATTGTGGTGCCTATATGGCAGAGATAATAAGAGGTGGAATACAATCTATACACAAAGGGCAGTTTGAAGCAGCCAAAGCTTTAGGCTTCAGTTATGGAGAGACCATGAGAAGGATAATATTACCTCAAACCTGGAAAGTTATAATACCTCCAGTGGGAAATGAATTTATAGCTATATTGAAAGATACTTCATTGGTATCTACTATAGCAATGGTTGAACTTATGAGATCAGCTCAGCAGATATATGCAAGCAGTTTTGATCCCATATCTGTATTTTTTACAGCAGCGGTTTTATATCTTATAATGACAACTATGTTTACAACTGTATTTTCAGCATTTGAAAAAAAATTAGCTGTTTATAGTTAA
- the argH gene encoding argininosuccinate lyase, giving the protein MKLWGGRFKKSESKLMEDFNSSLSFDRQLYKEDIEGSMVHVKMLAKCNILSSEESKAILSGLESILKDIEEGKLEVEGDYEDIHSFVEINLIERIGQVAKKLHTARSRNDQVALDFRLYAKRKALEVVENIEYLQDVIENLGDKNNVIMPGYTHLQRAQVVTFKHHIMAYYHMFKRDRERILNAICIMDESPLGCCALAGTTYNIDRNFTAQELGFKKPVDNFLDGVSDRDYVIELISDFSIIMMHLSRLSEELILWSSKEFDFIRIDDEFSTGSSIMPQKKNPDAAELIRGKTGRVYGSLVSLLTTMKGIPLAYNKDMQEDKEQLFNSLDTVLSCLKIMSGMLSTLKVNEKNTFNAVKKGFLNATEAADYLVNKGMAFRDAHKVIGEIVLYCEDKNRAIEDISLDELKKFSSLFEEDVYDFIDYENTINRGIKRNLK; this is encoded by the coding sequence ATGAAGCTTTGGGGCGGGAGATTTAAAAAATCTGAAAGTAAACTTATGGAGGATTTTAATAGTTCTCTAAGTTTTGATAGACAACTTTACAAGGAAGACATAGAAGGAAGTATGGTTCATGTTAAAATGCTTGCTAAATGTAATATCTTATCTAGTGAAGAAAGTAAAGCTATATTAAGTGGACTAGAATCTATATTAAAAGATATAGAGGAAGGTAAACTTGAGGTAGAAGGAGATTATGAGGATATACATAGCTTTGTGGAAATTAATTTAATAGAAAGAATAGGACAGGTAGCAAAAAAATTACATACTGCCAGAAGTAGAAACGACCAAGTAGCATTGGACTTTAGATTATATGCTAAGAGAAAAGCCCTAGAGGTAGTTGAAAATATAGAGTATCTTCAGGATGTAATAGAAAATCTTGGCGATAAAAATAATGTAATAATGCCGGGATATACTCACCTTCAAAGGGCACAGGTAGTAACTTTTAAACATCATATAATGGCATATTATCACATGTTTAAAAGAGATAGGGAAAGAATATTAAATGCCATTTGTATCATGGATGAGAGTCCTCTGGGATGTTGTGCATTAGCAGGAACTACTTATAACATAGATAGAAATTTTACTGCTCAAGAATTGGGATTTAAAAAACCTGTAGATAATTTTTTAGATGGTGTAAGTGACAGGGATTATGTTATAGAGTTGATATCAGATTTTTCTATAATAATGATGCATTTAAGTCGTTTAAGTGAAGAACTTATATTATGGAGCAGTAAAGAATTTGATTTTATACGAATAGATGATGAATTTTCCACAGGAAGCAGCATAATGCCTCAAAAGAAGAATCCTGATGCTGCAGAACTTATAAGAGGCAAAACTGGGAGAGTATACGGGTCACTCGTGTCACTGCTAACTACTATGAAAGGCATTCCTCTTGCCTATAATAAAGATATGCAGGAAGATAAAGAACAGCTTTTTAACTCCTTAGATACTGTATTAAGTTGTTTGAAGATTATGAGTGGTATGCTCTCCACATTAAAAGTCAATGAAAAAAACACTTTTAATGCAGTTAAAAAGGGATTTTTAAATGCCACAGAAGCAGCAGATTATTTAGTTAATAAAGGTATGGCATTTAGGGATGCACATAAGGTGATTGGTGAAATTGTGCTGTATTGTGAAGATAAGAATAGAGCCATAGAAGATATTTCTTTAGATGAGCTAAAAAAATTCAGTTCTCTTTTTGAAGAGGATGTATATGATTTTATAGATTATGAGAATACGATAAATAGAGGAATAAAAAGAAATTTGAAATAA
- a CDS encoding gamma carbonic anhydrase family protein: MIRKFKYYMPELDESCFIADNAEVIGKVKLCEDVSIWFGAVLRGDLNHIYVGKGSNVQDNCTIHTSVDKNPTEIGEYVTIGHNAIVHGGKIGNYSLIGMGSIILDNAEIGEETIIGAGSLVTQNKKIPSGVLCMGSPAKVIRKLTIEEKKFLRHSAEEYIRQSKSYKQYIIV; the protein is encoded by the coding sequence ATGATAAGAAAATTCAAATACTATATGCCAGAATTGGATGAAAGTTGTTTTATAGCAGACAATGCAGAGGTTATAGGGAAAGTTAAACTTTGTGAAGATGTAAGTATATGGTTTGGTGCTGTGCTTAGAGGAGATTTAAATCATATATATGTGGGGAAAGGAAGTAACGTACAGGACAATTGTACTATACATACAAGTGTAGATAAAAATCCCACGGAGATAGGGGAGTATGTTACCATAGGTCATAATGCCATAGTACATGGAGGAAAGATTGGAAATTATTCTTTAATAGGCATGGGTTCCATAATTTTAGATAATGCAGAAATTGGAGAAGAGACTATTATAGGAGCAGGGAGCCTTGTGACTCAAAATAAAAAAATACCTTCAGGAGTACTGTGTATGGGTTCTCCAGCAAAAGTCATAAGGAAACTTACTATAGAGGAAAAAAAATTTCTGAGACATTCTGCAGAGGAGTATATTAGACAATCTAAAAGTTATAAACAATATATAATAGTATAA
- a CDS encoding hydrolase, which produces MSQRANQKSVKYVPEIRGTLRDHMINLPLVIREASGINIFGKRIKSLAFTTDIAVIKNINADAILAVYPFTPQIVISEALVAVSDVPIFCGVGGGLTMGKRVVNLALNAEFTGAMGVVVNSPTSNEVIRAVRDSIDIPIVVTVVSERDDIEMRIKSGASILNVSAGKNSAELVKKIRENYKEFPIIATGGKTEDSIRETIQAGANAISYTPPSTAELFKESMERYRNAY; this is translated from the coding sequence ATGAGTCAAAGAGCTAATCAAAAAAGTGTAAAATATGTACCTGAAATAAGAGGGACACTTAGAGATCATATGATAAATCTGCCTCTTGTAATTAGAGAAGCTAGTGGAATAAATATTTTTGGAAAGAGAATAAAATCCCTTGCATTTACTACAGATATAGCAGTTATAAAAAATATAAATGCAGATGCAATTTTAGCAGTTTATCCTTTTACTCCACAGATAGTTATAAGTGAAGCCTTAGTTGCAGTCTCTGATGTGCCAATATTTTGTGGCGTAGGAGGAGGACTTACTATGGGAAAAAGGGTTGTAAATTTGGCATTAAATGCTGAGTTTACAGGAGCTATGGGAGTAGTGGTGAATAGTCCAACATCTAATGAGGTTATAAGGGCAGTTAGGGACTCTATTGACATTCCTATTGTAGTTACAGTAGTATCTGAGCGGGATGATATTGAGATGAGAATAAAATCAGGAGCTTCCATATTAAATGTATCTGCTGGTAAGAATAGTGCAGAGCTCGTGAAAAAGATAAGAGAAAATTATAAAGAGTTCCCCATAATAGCTACGGGCGGAAAGACCGAAGATAGCATTAGGGAAACAATACAGGCAGGTGCAAATGCTATTTCTTATACTCCACCTTCAACAGCAGAATTATTTAAGGAAAGTATGGAAAGGTATAGAAATGCTTATTAA
- a CDS encoding Lrp/AsnC ligand binding domain-containing protein, translating to MSLKINGLDDLDLQILDILLKDSRTPFLEIARKCHVSGGTIHVRMKKMQDMHIIKGTKLIIDNSKIGYDVCGFIGIYLDKAKSFKETLEQLENIKEIVEIHYTTGEYSIFIKVICKNITDLQNLLMNKIQSVEGVQRTDTIISLFQPVDRSLNIDILNSEH from the coding sequence TTGAGCTTAAAAATTAACGGGTTAGATGATTTAGACCTTCAAATTCTTGACATTCTTTTAAAGGACTCAAGAACTCCTTTTCTAGAAATAGCTAGAAAATGTCATGTAAGCGGCGGAACCATACATGTTAGAATGAAAAAAATGCAGGATATGCACATAATTAAAGGTACCAAACTTATAATTGACAACTCTAAAATAGGATATGATGTATGTGGTTTTATCGGCATATATCTTGACAAGGCTAAATCTTTCAAAGAGACCCTGGAACAATTGGAGAACATAAAAGAAATTGTAGAGATTCATTATACTACTGGAGAATATTCAATATTTATAAAGGTTATTTGTAAAAATATAACTGACCTGCAAAATTTACTTATGAATAAAATACAATCTGTAGAAGGAGTACAGAGAACAGATACCATTATATCTCTTTTCCAGCCTGTAGATAGAAGTTTAAATATAGATATCTTAAATAGCGAACACTAG
- a CDS encoding homocysteine S-methyltransferase family protein, giving the protein MNFKNLVDKFNNRFIFFDGAMGTMLQKAGLKLGELPEVLNITNPEIISGIHRKYLDAGADIITTNTFGANELKYDSSDYTIEDVISAGVKLAKQEAGDKLVALDIGPIGKIMEPTGNLSFESAYKLFKNQIVIGEKSGADVVLIETMTDLYEAKAAVLAAKENSNIPIFCTMTFQEDGRTLMGTDAKTMVFVLEALGVDVLGVNCSLGPKELQGIVEEILKYSSIPVMVQPNAGLPRYDGENTIYDISPEDFAENVLTMAQKGIRVLGGCCGTTPEFIRMCRKDLEGLTPLNIEEKHYTAVCSATDTVIVGEKIKIIGERINPTGRSIYKKELKEGSINYIQKEAIMQKEEGANILGVNVGLPEINEVEIMKKAIRAVQKVVQLPLSIDSPDPQVLETGIRMYNGKPVINSVNGSKKSMEEVFPIVKKYGGCVIALTIDEKGIPHTAEGRVKIAEKIIKTASIYGINKKNIIIDCLTLTVSAQQKEVLETIKAIKMVTEKFGVKTVLGVSNISFGLPNRSILNRTFLAMALQAGLNLPIMNPADESMKEVIAAFQVLTNIDKEGKEYVIKYGNKSKDEKPKGEGNSPLKNADNNLKDLKQLIIDGIEDEAEAMTTELLKNKKALEIVNSYIIPALDEVGKQYELQDIFLPQLIQSAETVKKSFEIIKDNMLSSGQKSLEKGTIVLATVKGDIHDIGKNIVKVLLENYGFEVIDLGRDVDIDNIVNTIRDNNIKLVGLSALMTTTVASMKKTIEAIRENNLNCKIVVGGAVLNQNYADMIGADYYAKDAREAVKIAEEVFLI; this is encoded by the coding sequence ATGAATTTTAAAAATTTAGTAGATAAATTCAATAATAGATTTATTTTTTTTGATGGAGCTATGGGAACAATGCTTCAAAAAGCAGGACTTAAATTAGGAGAATTACCAGAGGTACTTAATATTACAAATCCTGAAATAATAAGTGGGATACATAGAAAGTACTTAGATGCAGGAGCAGATATCATAACAACTAACACTTTTGGAGCTAATGAATTAAAATATGATTCTTCTGATTACACCATAGAAGATGTGATTTCAGCTGGAGTAAAACTTGCAAAACAAGAAGCAGGAGATAAATTGGTGGCTCTTGATATAGGGCCTATTGGAAAGATTATGGAACCTACAGGAAATTTAAGCTTTGAAAGTGCATATAAATTATTTAAGAATCAAATCGTTATAGGTGAAAAGTCTGGTGCGGATGTGGTTCTAATAGAAACTATGACTGACTTGTATGAGGCAAAAGCAGCTGTCCTTGCAGCAAAGGAAAATAGTAATATCCCTATATTTTGTACAATGACATTTCAGGAAGATGGAAGAACTCTTATGGGTACAGATGCTAAAACTATGGTATTTGTACTTGAAGCTTTAGGGGTTGATGTTCTTGGGGTTAACTGTTCTTTAGGGCCTAAAGAGCTTCAAGGGATTGTGGAAGAAATTTTGAAATATTCTTCTATACCGGTTATGGTGCAGCCTAACGCAGGACTTCCAAGGTATGATGGGGAAAATACAATTTATGATATATCCCCTGAAGATTTTGCAGAGAATGTATTAACCATGGCTCAAAAAGGGATCAGAGTCTTAGGAGGATGCTGTGGTACTACTCCAGAATTTATAAGAATGTGTAGAAAGGATTTAGAAGGGTTAACACCTTTGAATATAGAAGAAAAGCATTATACAGCAGTGTGTTCTGCCACAGATACGGTTATAGTAGGTGAAAAAATAAAGATTATTGGAGAAAGAATTAATCCTACAGGAAGAAGTATTTATAAAAAGGAATTAAAAGAAGGAAGTATCAATTATATACAAAAAGAGGCTATTATGCAAAAGGAAGAAGGAGCAAATATACTTGGAGTAAATGTGGGACTTCCAGAAATTAATGAAGTTGAAATTATGAAAAAGGCAATTAGGGCGGTACAGAAAGTAGTTCAATTGCCTCTTAGTATAGATAGTCCTGATCCACAAGTTTTAGAAACTGGAATAAGAATGTATAATGGAAAACCTGTGATAAACTCTGTAAATGGAAGTAAAAAATCTATGGAAGAAGTATTTCCCATAGTAAAAAAATATGGAGGATGTGTTATAGCACTTACCATAGATGAAAAGGGAATACCTCATACAGCAGAAGGAAGAGTAAAAATTGCAGAAAAAATAATTAAAACTGCAAGTATTTATGGTATTAATAAAAAGAATATAATAATAGATTGTCTAACTTTAACTGTATCTGCCCAACAAAAAGAAGTATTAGAGACAATAAAAGCTATAAAAATGGTAACAGAAAAATTTGGAGTAAAAACTGTTTTGGGAGTAAGTAATATATCCTTTGGGCTTCCAAACAGAAGTATACTAAATAGAACTTTTCTTGCTATGGCACTGCAGGCAGGATTGAATTTACCAATAATGAATCCCGCAGATGAGTCTATGAAAGAGGTTATAGCTGCTTTTCAAGTGCTTACCAACATAGATAAAGAAGGAAAAGAATATGTAATTAAATATGGAAATAAATCTAAAGATGAAAAGCCAAAAGGAGAAGGTAATAGTCCGCTTAAAAATGCGGATAATAATTTAAAAGATCTTAAACAATTGATTATTGATGGAATTGAAGATGAGGCTGAAGCTATGACAACAGAGCTTTTAAAGAATAAAAAGGCCCTTGAAATAGTAAATTCTTATATAATTCCTGCATTAGATGAAGTGGGAAAACAGTATGAATTGCAGGATATATTTTTGCCTCAACTTATACAGTCGGCGGAAACTGTAAAAAAATCTTTTGAAATAATAAAAGATAATATGTTGAGCAGCGGACAGAAAAGTTTAGAAAAGGGTACAATAGTACTAGCTACAGTAAAAGGTGATATACATGATATAGGGAAAAATATAGTTAAAGTGCTGCTTGAAAATTATGGTTTTGAAGTTATAGACCTAGGAAGGGATGTAGATATAGATAATATAGTAAATACCATACGAGATAATAATATAAAACTAGTTGGATTAAGTGCACTTATGACCACTACTGTAGCTAGTATGAAAAAAACTATAGAAGCTATAAGAGAAAATAACCTTAACTGTAAGATCGTAGTAGGGGGAGCGGTATTGAATCAAAATTATGCAGATATGATAGGAGCGGACTATTATGCCAAAGATGCCAGAGAAGCTGTTAAAATAGCAGAAGAGGTATTTTTAATTTAA